Within bacterium, the genomic segment CAGTTAATATTATAGAGCCTAGATGAAAGAAAATCAAGGAAAAACGAAAATATCTCACAATTATCATAATATCAATGCGTTAGATTTATCAGCCTTGCTTTGTCTTCAGGGTTTATTAAGATGTCTGTATGATCCGATATACAGCGCATCGCCCAAGCTTCGCACTCCATTGCCTCCAAGATTCAATACATGTGTGTAGATCGTTGTCTTGTTTGCGTCATTGTGTCCTGGGTGATCCTGGATCATTAGTCTGCTGATAGAATCGGCCGCTCACGCCCGTTCCAACGACGACAAAAACCGCAGCACCAGCCCGCCCAGGGTGGTCAGCGCGTAGCCCTCGGTGGACCGGGTGACGAGGTTCTGCTGGCGCAGCTTGGCCAGCCTCTTCTTCAGCCGGTTGGGGGTCTCGTCGAGCTCGTGGATGAGCTCGTTGGAGCTGATGCCGACGCGGCTGCCGAGGACTTCGAGGTATCCCATGGTCCAGCCGCCGGTGCGGGCGCGGCGGTCGATATCCTCCAGGCGCTTGGAGACGGCCATTACGAGGCCCATTGTGGGCGGCTTGGGAGCTTTTTGCGCCCCGCCGACGTACTGGAAGCGGACGCGGAAAACCTGGGCATCGTCGAGGTTGCAGTCGGGATTGTGGTTGCGGAAGCGCTCGAAGAAATCGAAGAGTGTGTCGGCGCCGGCGGCTCGGGCGTCGGAGGCGCTCACCCGCCGCAGTCGGACCGACGAGACGTCCAGAACCTTGATGAGCCCCAGCTCGGGATCCTCGTACACCTGTCCGGGATCAACCTTGGGCTCGTTCCACTGGCGGAAGGCGACGGTTATCCGGCCCGTGCGCACGCCTTCCAATTCCTTCTCCGCGAAGAGCATCGGATGACTCACTGGTGCCATCCCCCTGGGCTGGAGGTAAGTTTTTGCGGTTGGAGGGGGGCAAAAAAAGGTATAGCGCCTCATACGCTATTTTACTCGGTGGCGCCGACGTAGTCAAGGCGGGGCGGGGAGGGCGGAAGGAAGCGGGTTTCGGCGGATTGTTCGGGATGGGCGCGGCGACCTTTGTTGAGATTGATTTGCGATTAGGTGGAGAGGAACACCGGCCTCCGGGCTGGTCGGTTGCCGGGGGCCGGGCGCCGGGTATATAATCGTCCCGAGAGTCGAAAACCCCGACCTCGGAGGGTCCGGTCTTGAAACACTACGCCCCGCTTCTGGCCGCCGTCATCGCGGCTCTTTTACTCGCCGGCTGCGAGCCGAGCGGATTCGGCAAGCCGCCGAAGCTCGTCCTCTACGAGCTTTTCCTCAACGGCAATCCCGATAAGCCTTTCAAGGAAAACCTCCTCGACGTGTGGCTGGGCAACGGCGAGGGCTGGGCGGTCGGCCCGGCCGGCGAGGACGAGCTTCAGGCCACCGTCCTCTTCTACGACGGGACCGACTGGTCCATCGTCGAGGGGCCGGAGGGCGACCTGTCGGCGGTGCTGGGCGACGGCGACGGAGGCTGCATCGCCGTGGGACCGGAGGGGTTGATGGTTCGCTGCGACGGCGTAGAGTGGACGCGCTACTTCAACCTGACCTACGAGGACCTGACCGCCGTGGACGGGACGGCGGAGGACTTCTGGGTGGTGGGCGTGAACGGCGCGGTCCTCCACTACGCGGACGGAGGTTGGACCCAGACGGTCGTAGAGGGCCACAACTTCACCGACGTGGCCGCGACCCCGGGCGGGTTCGTCGCCGTGACCACCGACGGCTCCGTCGTGTTCGGGGACGACGGCGGGGCGGAGGTTTACGACCTGGGCGTCGGCGGTCCGCTGAACGGAATCGCCGATACGGACGACGGCTACCTCGTCGTGGGCGATGGGGGGGTCATCCTCCTCGGCGACACCGACGACTGGACGTCCCTGGACAGCCCGACGACGGATTTACTGAAGGACGTCGGCGCCGCTTCGTCGGAGCACTTCCTGGCCGTGGGAGCCCGGGGGACGGTCGTCCTCGACGACGGCGGCAGCCTGAGTCTCCTCGATTCCCCGACCGACGAGGACCTGACGGCGGTCGAGATGCTCTCCCTCAGCGAGGGGTGGATCGTCGGTCAGGGCGGCGTCATACTCCACTACTATTGAGGTCACGTGGGCTTTCTGGGCGACGAACGGGTGAAGGTGATGATCCTCGCCGGGGGCAAAGGCGAGGGTCTGTCCGTTCTGGCCTCGCACCGGGCGGTCTCGTCCATGCCCTTCGGCGGGCGGTACCGCCTCGTTGACTTCCCCCTCTCCAACTGCGTCAACTCCGGGCTCTTCGACATCGGCATCCTGGCCCAGTACAACCCCATCAGCCTGATGGACCACCTGGGTACGGGCCAGGCGTGGGACCTGGACCGCAAGCGGACCGGGGTCTCGCTCCTGCAACCGATTCAGACCGAGGCGGGGTCGTCCTGGTACCGGGGCACCGCCGACGCGCTGCGGCAGAACCGCCGCGAGTTCGAGGGGTACGACTTCGTGCTGGTCCTGCCCGGGGACCTGGTGTTCAAGATGGACTTCCGGGGGCTCATCCGCCAGCACCACCGCCGCCGGGCCGCCGTCACCGTCGCCACCGCCCCGGCGGATTTCAAGGACCTCCGCCGTTTCGGCATCGTGGAGGTCGCCGACGACGACCGGATAACCGCCTTTCTGGAGAAGCCGGACCGGCCCGCGGGAACCCTGGCCAGCATGGCCATCTACCTCTTCGACGCGGCCTACCTTACCCACAAGCTGGAACCGCTGAGAAAGGGCCAGTACGACCTGGTACAGGACGTGGTCGTACCCGCCGTGTCCGAAAAGGTGGTTCACCAGTTCCCCTTCAACGGTTACTGGGAGGACGTGGGCGAGCTGACGCCCTATTACCAGGCCAACATGGAGCTCCTGCGGGATACCCCGCGCCTGGAAATGGTGGACCCCTCCTGGCCCATCATGACTCCCACCGACGAGATGCCGCCGGCCAAGTTCGGCCCCGGGAGCCACGCCGTCCGCAGCCTGGTGGCCAACGGCTCCATCGTCAACGGCAAGGTCATCAACTCGATCCTGAGCCGCGGGGTCTACGTGGAGGAGGGGGCCCTGGTGCGGGACTCCATCCTCTTCGGCGACACGGCGGTGCACCGCGGGGCGGTGGTGGACCGGGTGGTCATGGACCGTTTCTGCGATGTCGGTGAGAAGGCCAAGGTCGGCGTCGGCGAGGTGTACGACGGGAACGAGCGTTTCGGCGGGCTCTTCTCCGGCGGCGTCACGGTCGTCGGCAAGAGCGTCGCGCTGCCCGCCGGGATAACCGTGGGGCGGCACGTCTGCCTGGCGCCCGACACGCCGGGGGAATTTTTAGGAAAAAACGTCCCCGCGGGCGCGGCGGTGGGGGAGTTTCCGTGAGAATCCTTGCCGTTACCGGTGTTATCATCTCCCTTACCGCGGCGGCCGGTTCCGCCGACGTGCGGCTTCTATTCACCGGGGCCGACGGGGAAGAGCTTTCCGCGCTGACCGAGGCCTGGCCCGAGGCCGAGCTACTCCCCGCGGGCGTCCCCTGGGACGCGCCCTACCCCGAGCTGCTGCCCCTCCTCGTCGGAGATGTCCCCACCCTGTTAATCGCCGTAAACTCAGGCCCCGCCGGCCTGGCGGTCTCGGCGAGGCTCCTCGGCCGGGGCGGCTACGACGAGCGCCTGGGCACCGTCCACATCGCTGCGGTGCAGTCCAGCCTCCTCGAGGCCGTGCGCCAGTTCCTCGCCCGGGTCGGAACGAGCGCGGGCTCGGCGTTCACCTCCATCCACGGTGAGGCTCTCACTCTCGGGGCCGGTGTGATAGCCGGAAAATTGGAGAAAATCTCCGGCTGGGGCGTCGCCCCGGTGGGGGGAGTCGCCGACGACGAGGGTCGCCGCCGCACCCGTCTGCGGGCCTACGACGCGGCGGAGGACGATTTTCTCGATCGGCTCGAGGAGGCGCTCTACCCGAAGGCCCTCCTGGACGTCGCCTCCTACAGGCAGGTGGTCGCGCTGGTCCGCGGCTACCTCTTCGTTTCCCGGGAGGAGCGGCGGACCGGAGACGAGACCTACGGCATCGAGCTGCGCCTGACCCCCGAGGGGGTCCGCCGCCTGACCGGCCTCCTCTTCAACAGGCTCGGCGCCCCCTAGCCGTGGAAGAGCTCTTCGACAGCCTTCCCGAACCCGACGCGCCGCTGGCCTACCGGATGCGGCCGGTTAAACTGGCCGAGGTGGTGGGCCAGGATAAAATCATCGGCCCCGGCACCCCGCTGCGCACGGCGGTGGAGCGGGGCCGTCTCCCGAGCCTGATTCTGTACGGCCCGCCGGGGTCGGGGAAGACGACCATCGCCCTGGCGGCGGCGGCGCAGGTCGGCGGTCGCGTGGCCCGCCTCAACGCCGTCACGGCCAAGGTGGACGACGTGCGCCGGGTGGTCGCCGAGGCGAAGCGCGCCCGGCAGGCCCGCCTCTCCAAGCCCGTCGTCCTCTTCATAGACGAGATTCACCGCTTCAACCGCGCCCAGCAGGACGCCCTTCTACCCGCGGTGGAGGCCGGGGTGGTGATCTTCATCGGCGCCACCGTCCACAACCCCTACACCAGCGTCATCGGCGCCCTCCTCTCCCGCTCGGTCGTCCTGGAGCTCGCCCCCCTGGA encodes:
- a CDS encoding glucose-1-phosphate adenylyltransferase family protein: MGFLGDERVKVMILAGGKGEGLSVLASHRAVSSMPFGGRYRLVDFPLSNCVNSGLFDIGILAQYNPISLMDHLGTGQAWDLDRKRTGVSLLQPIQTEAGSSWYRGTADALRQNRREFEGYDFVLVLPGDLVFKMDFRGLIRQHHRRRAAVTVATAPADFKDLRRFGIVEVADDDRITAFLEKPDRPAGTLASMAIYLFDAAYLTHKLEPLRKGQYDLVQDVVVPAVSEKVVHQFPFNGYWEDVGELTPYYQANMELLRDTPRLEMVDPSWPIMTPTDEMPPAKFGPGSHAVRSLVANGSIVNGKVINSILSRGVYVEEGALVRDSILFGDTAVHRGAVVDRVVMDRFCDVGEKAKVGVGEVYDGNERFGGLFSGGVTVVGKSVALPAGITVGRHVCLAPDTPGEFLGKNVPAGAAVGEFP